The following proteins are encoded in a genomic region of Catellatospora sp. TT07R-123:
- a CDS encoding site-specific integrase: MAHAWITPQADGGVGYTVYWHDPDKKQRQKSFRKKVDAEAFRTKMDRELETGTYIEPKRAAETVVSLFERWATSRGLESSTVRQYRSILNQTIKPYFTTRTTGSLKLSDIQAWIAWMKDTKKYANQTLQTRFGYLSSALQWAVNNEELGRNPAKRATLPGSRAKTRRVVKEKIVVPDLFEVEALILATDPRYAAMIWLMAGCGLRISEAMGLCREQIDFRKGLLRVDRQITEDGETDSGKNAGLRLKRYTKHRDEESPGRTVPLPAIVAAVLQAHLKRYGTCGQDKLLFPNHTRTGLLYQYYFRNEVWQPALTASKVSFHKTHALRHFFAASMLGNGVPITDLCEWLGHSSVEITYAYYGHLMPDAPERGRAAIDTAMAPLASITGTVRSAEAAEPAGV, translated from the coding sequence ATGGCCCACGCCTGGATCACCCCGCAAGCCGATGGAGGCGTCGGCTATACCGTCTACTGGCACGACCCCGACAAAAAGCAGCGGCAGAAGTCCTTCCGCAAGAAGGTCGACGCCGAGGCGTTCCGCACGAAGATGGACCGCGAGCTCGAAACAGGCACCTACATCGAGCCAAAGCGCGCAGCCGAGACCGTCGTCAGCCTGTTCGAGCGCTGGGCCACCTCACGCGGCCTGGAAAGTTCCACCGTCCGCCAGTACCGCAGCATCCTCAACCAGACGATCAAGCCGTACTTCACCACCCGCACCACCGGCAGCCTCAAGCTGTCCGACATCCAGGCGTGGATCGCCTGGATGAAAGACACCAAGAAGTACGCCAACCAGACCCTGCAGACCCGCTTCGGCTACCTGTCCTCGGCGCTGCAGTGGGCCGTCAACAACGAGGAACTCGGCCGCAACCCCGCCAAACGTGCCACGCTGCCCGGCAGCCGCGCCAAGACCCGGCGTGTCGTCAAGGAAAAGATCGTCGTACCGGACCTGTTCGAGGTCGAAGCCCTGATCCTGGCCACCGATCCGCGGTACGCGGCGATGATCTGGCTGATGGCCGGCTGCGGCCTGCGGATCTCCGAGGCCATGGGCCTGTGCCGCGAGCAGATCGACTTCCGCAAGGGGCTGCTGCGCGTCGACCGGCAGATCACCGAGGACGGCGAGACCGACAGCGGCAAGAACGCCGGGCTGCGGCTCAAGCGCTACACCAAGCACCGCGACGAGGAGTCACCTGGGCGCACCGTGCCGCTGCCCGCCATCGTGGCCGCGGTTCTGCAGGCACACCTCAAGCGCTACGGCACCTGCGGCCAGGACAAGCTGCTGTTCCCCAACCACACCCGCACTGGCTTGCTCTACCAGTACTACTTCCGCAACGAGGTCTGGCAGCCCGCCCTCACCGCGTCGAAGGTCTCGTTCCACAAGACCCACGCGCTGCGCCACTTCTTCGCCGCGTCGATGCTCGGCAACGGGGTGCCCATCACCGACCTGTGTGAGTGGCTCGGCCACTCCTCCGTCGAGATCACCTACGCCTACTACGGCCACCTCATGCCCGACGCGCCCGAACGCGGCCGAGCAGCCATCGACACCGCCATGGCCCCGCTCGCCTCAATCACCGGCACGGTCCGGTCCGCAGAGGCTGCAGAACCCGCAGGCGTCTAA
- a CDS encoding MFS transporter, whose amino-acid sequence MTSTAGLGRDFRRLWAGYAISEFGSAVGAGTLPLVAITVLDAPAWQVSMLAALSAAAAAAIALPVGTRIDLGRKRPCMIGADLVRFAALASLPAAAALGALTITQLCLVGVVNAAAAITFAAASGAHLKNLVPAQLRTRANSRMEATFWTATSVGPPLGGLIVSAVGPLATAAVDAVSYLGSAAWVRRIRSPEPPPAARHDEPWSAQLTAGWRYIFARADLRGLFVNSQLFGGAIMLASPILPVLMLGELGLAAWQYGLAVGVPAVGGIVGSLLTGPLVRRYGVRRVLLGAGAARTVWMVLVPFAPPGTAGLVLIIVADTMLLLCAGVFGPLFVTYRMEAVGDGHLGRVLTTWSAGTRCVQPLFIAAGGVLAWLLGPAAAIGVAALLLLSSSVLLPWTAVETNPAGALRTAD is encoded by the coding sequence ATGACGTCGACTGCCGGGCTAGGTCGGGACTTTCGCCGGTTGTGGGCCGGCTACGCGATCAGTGAGTTTGGCAGCGCCGTCGGGGCCGGCACGTTGCCGCTGGTCGCGATAACCGTGCTGGACGCGCCGGCGTGGCAGGTGTCGATGCTGGCGGCTCTGTCGGCGGCCGCGGCTGCGGCCATCGCGCTGCCGGTCGGGACCCGCATCGATCTCGGCCGCAAACGCCCTTGCATGATCGGCGCAGACCTGGTGCGGTTCGCGGCGCTGGCGAGCCTGCCTGCCGCCGCCGCGCTCGGAGCCTTGACGATCACTCAGTTGTGCCTGGTGGGTGTCGTCAACGCCGCCGCCGCGATCACGTTCGCCGCCGCGAGTGGCGCTCATTTGAAGAACCTGGTTCCTGCGCAGCTGCGGACGCGGGCCAACAGCCGGATGGAGGCCACGTTCTGGACCGCGACCAGCGTCGGGCCTCCGCTGGGAGGGCTGATCGTGTCGGCGGTCGGGCCGCTGGCCACGGCCGCGGTCGACGCCGTCAGCTACCTCGGCTCCGCCGCCTGGGTCCGCCGGATTCGAAGCCCCGAACCGCCACCGGCAGCACGCCACGACGAGCCTTGGTCGGCTCAGCTGACCGCCGGATGGCGTTACATCTTCGCGCGGGCTGACCTGCGGGGTCTGTTCGTCAATTCGCAGTTGTTCGGTGGGGCGATCATGCTCGCGTCGCCGATCCTTCCGGTGTTGATGCTGGGTGAGCTGGGTTTGGCGGCTTGGCAGTACGGCCTGGCGGTTGGCGTGCCGGCGGTGGGCGGGATCGTCGGCTCGCTGCTGACCGGCCCTTTGGTCCGCCGGTACGGGGTACGGCGCGTCCTGCTGGGCGCGGGCGCGGCCCGGACCGTGTGGATGGTGCTGGTGCCATTCGCGCCGCCGGGCACGGCGGGCCTGGTGCTGATCATCGTGGCGGACACCATGCTGCTGCTGTGCGCTGGAGTGTTCGGGCCGCTGTTCGTGACCTACCGGATGGAAGCGGTCGGCGACGGCCACCTGGGCCGGGTGCTGACGACATGGTCGGCTGGCACCAGGTGTGTGCAGCCGCTGTTCATCGCAGCCGGCGGTGTCCTGGCGTGGCTGCTCGGCCCTGCCGCGGCTATCGGCGTCGCCGCGCTGTTGCTGCTGTCCAGCAGCGTGCTGCTGCCATGGACCGCAGTCGAGACCAACCCGGCGGGGGCGCTGCGCACCGCCGACTAG
- a CDS encoding NUDIX domain-containing protein: MRSPVSTREAVHALVAEISPLDPVEAEHRDTVLAWISSDAPLYRVSKPDNPPMHLVSYMIPVDRESGDLLLVEHRNAGLRLPPGGHCEPGELPWATVEREFTEELGVAALAHPVFGQTPAMVTVTRTRDPYGRGGSHIDVSLWHVVQTDRTQVVAFDTAEFTAIGWHSPQEVLQMPIDDLDPHMHRFLAKIVEPLRGQIL; this comes from the coding sequence ATGCGCTCCCCCGTCAGTACGCGCGAGGCCGTGCACGCCCTGGTCGCCGAGATCAGCCCCCTCGACCCCGTCGAAGCCGAACACCGCGACACGGTCCTGGCCTGGATCAGCAGCGATGCCCCGCTCTACCGGGTCAGTAAGCCCGACAACCCGCCGATGCACCTGGTCTCCTACATGATCCCCGTCGACCGCGAGAGCGGCGACCTGCTGCTGGTCGAACACCGCAACGCCGGCCTGCGCCTGCCGCCAGGCGGGCATTGCGAACCCGGGGAGCTGCCCTGGGCCACCGTAGAGCGCGAGTTCACCGAGGAGCTCGGCGTAGCCGCGCTCGCCCACCCCGTGTTCGGGCAGACCCCGGCCATGGTGACCGTGACCCGCACCCGTGACCCGTACGGCCGCGGCGGCAGCCACATCGACGTCTCGTTGTGGCACGTGGTGCAGACCGACCGGACACAGGTCGTCGCGTTCGACACCGCGGAGTTCACCGCGATCGGATGGCACAGCCCGCAAGAAGTCCTGCAGATGCCGATCGACGATCTCGACCCGCACATGCACCGCTTCCTCGCCAAGATCGTCGAACCGCTCCGAGGACAGATCCTCTAA
- a CDS encoding DUF4192 domain-containing protein produces the protein MPVDTPTFHLRTPEDMFGTVPYLLGYHPTDSLVVLYLQDDQRVHLFTRHDLADHPDAIAGHVRALAHKRGATRVAVLAYGPPSAIDRVRATVAQLDARLRVADVYLLAEGRYYCLRCPACRAAKGLPLDPATTAAAAHATLRGLVALPSRQALVALTLPDQVARAETAEAIAVLRPRGDKPTAVLRFLLEEAADGHRLTTGQAALMAVMLTDIRLRDIAWQATTSLMWQRDLWLDLTRRTPDTHIAAPAALAAWCAWMRGEDLLAAAALNRVAAVDADYGMARLVAQGIGTGVPAREIVPQWPPTADDTLPARHGGEA, from the coding sequence TTGCCTGTCGATACGCCCACCTTCCACCTGCGCACGCCCGAGGACATGTTCGGCACCGTCCCCTACCTGCTGGGCTACCACCCCACCGACAGCCTGGTCGTCCTGTACCTGCAAGACGACCAGCGGGTGCATCTGTTCACTCGCCACGACCTGGCCGACCATCCCGACGCCATCGCCGGGCACGTCCGGGCCCTCGCGCACAAGCGCGGCGCCACTCGCGTAGCCGTGCTGGCGTATGGTCCGCCCTCTGCTATCGATCGGGTCCGGGCGACCGTCGCTCAGCTCGACGCCCGGCTGCGAGTCGCCGACGTCTACCTGCTGGCCGAGGGCCGCTATTACTGCCTGCGCTGCCCGGCCTGCCGCGCCGCCAAAGGCCTGCCCCTGGACCCCGCCACCACCGCCGCGGCGGCCCACGCGACCCTGCGCGGGTTGGTGGCGCTGCCCTCGCGCCAGGCGCTGGTCGCGCTGACCCTGCCCGATCAGGTGGCGCGGGCCGAGACTGCCGAAGCTATCGCCGTGCTGCGGCCGCGCGGCGACAAGCCGACAGCAGTGCTGCGGTTCCTGCTCGAGGAGGCCGCTGACGGGCATCGGCTGACCACCGGGCAGGCAGCGCTCATGGCCGTGATGCTCACCGACATCCGGCTGCGTGACATCGCCTGGCAGGCGACCACCAGCCTGATGTGGCAGCGGGATCTGTGGCTGGACCTGACCCGCCGCACCCCCGACACCCACATCGCCGCGCCCGCCGCCCTGGCCGCCTGGTGCGCATGGATGCGCGGCGAAGACCTTCTCGCCGCAGCCGCGCTGAACCGCGTCGCCGCCGTCGACGCCGACTACGGCATGGCGCGGCTGGTCGCCCAGGGTATCGGCACTGGCGTACCCGCCCGGGAGATCGTTCCGCAATGGCCTCCAACCGCCGACGACACCCTGCCGGCACGACACGGCGGTGAGGCGTGA
- a CDS encoding methyltransferase codes for MPPSTLATPAIDERTRELLSAAVVDGNRVRITEQVSAEAYAPVKKILAALGGAWAPAVKATVFPQAVDPAALIVHTLDTGVIPLHPRRAEGFVRTPNDLADRLCSYPHTDLAWLPPSARVLEPSAGDGALVAAILRANPDVQVTAVEPNPTRAAVTATLGRQVDVRTTTLEVFAQQAMTANGLFDAVVMNPPFGTASDPHVWMDHLRMAWVMLRPGASLVAVVPNSIAYRNDAKHRTIRDFIEHHGSHQPLPHDAFAISGTLVTTRLVRMTKPITSRDTDHLLTIPEALPVLVEQPRFTADAATGTPVQVWYDSWRHRDRILRYRGTCAVCSWLLWGTDDGENDPRGILGDFSAGFSLDAAGYDQIGPDVGLCTRCANDADTYLAGLDRAHQHWTPTAELQAAAR; via the coding sequence TTGCCACCCTCCACCCTTGCCACGCCCGCCATCGACGAGCGCACCCGCGAGCTGCTGTCGGCCGCCGTCGTCGACGGCAACCGCGTACGCATCACCGAACAGGTCAGCGCCGAGGCGTACGCGCCGGTCAAGAAGATCCTGGCCGCCCTCGGCGGCGCCTGGGCACCCGCGGTTAAGGCCACCGTGTTCCCGCAGGCTGTCGATCCGGCCGCGTTGATCGTCCACACCCTCGACACCGGCGTCATCCCGCTCCACCCGCGCCGCGCCGAGGGTTTCGTGCGCACCCCGAACGATCTGGCCGACCGCCTGTGCTCCTACCCGCACACCGACCTGGCTTGGCTACCGCCCAGCGCCCGCGTGCTGGAACCATCGGCCGGCGACGGGGCTCTGGTCGCGGCGATCCTGCGCGCCAACCCCGACGTGCAGGTGACCGCCGTCGAGCCGAACCCCACCCGCGCCGCAGTCACCGCGACCCTCGGCCGGCAGGTCGATGTGCGCACCACCACCCTGGAGGTGTTCGCCCAGCAGGCCATGACCGCTAACGGCCTGTTCGACGCGGTCGTCATGAACCCGCCGTTCGGGACCGCCAGCGACCCGCACGTGTGGATGGACCATCTGCGCATGGCATGGGTGATGCTGCGCCCCGGCGCCAGCCTCGTCGCCGTCGTACCCAACTCGATCGCCTACCGCAACGACGCCAAGCACCGCACCATTCGGGATTTCATCGAGCACCACGGCAGCCACCAGCCGCTGCCGCACGACGCGTTCGCCATCTCCGGCACGCTGGTCACGACACGGCTGGTCCGGATGACCAAACCGATCACCTCCCGCGACACCGACCACCTGCTCACCATCCCCGAAGCCCTCCCCGTCCTCGTCGAGCAGCCCCGGTTCACTGCCGACGCCGCGACCGGCACACCCGTACAGGTCTGGTACGACTCCTGGCGCCACCGCGACCGGATCCTGCGCTACCGGGGGACGTGCGCGGTCTGCTCCTGGCTGCTGTGGGGCACAGATGACGGGGAGAACGACCCCCGCGGAATCCTCGGGGACTTCAGCGCCGGGTTCAGCCTCGACGCCGCTGGCTACGACCAGATAGGGCCCGACGTCGGGCTGTGTACCCGCTGCGCCAACGACGCCGACACCTACCTCGCCGGCCTCGACCGCGCCCACCAGCACTGGACCCCCACCGCCGAACTCCAGGCGGCCGCACGATGA
- a CDS encoding ParB/RepB/Spo0J family partition protein encodes MTTATLTTDTDAIVGEQPTVPASPAAWLRAADLDPRELLDNPRNLRVSVGDLDDLKASMEVVGVLCPLVVIPAEGRDGVWQIIIGHRRKYAAIALEMAKVPCWIAADEGEAAMIVAQLAENGHRVGLTPTEEAEAYHQLTLLDWTPEQIAKVRAVPTGRIKASLQLRELPEQARAAADRGTLALDDAARLAEFADDPATLARILKSAGTGWGLQHAIANERSKRAYNEARDRAKAELVLAGVKVTARPKAWGYESPAVEASRLVDSEGERLDPEVVKTMPGFAAFVDKNGSAAKTVIYCADPDKYGYTRASHATTSTAGLTPEERERREQAEREHAAYVEGLATAQQVRRDFYRSAYGTARAAKKLFAEALRETVIATASIRFRELDGLYPALGGVDNEVLATAGEDRLRRCLVAQWICAHEHNLGYAGGMQQWALDRNAAAFWLDQLVSDGYVLSEAETTLRQSLRDDTRDDEDQDTAEIPDDDQAEHENVADDGGSDEHGHGDDPAAGDSFEADGLGGRAGDGLDIDIALAALADAEALTV; translated from the coding sequence GTGACCACAGCCACCCTGACCACCGACACCGACGCCATCGTCGGCGAGCAGCCGACGGTCCCGGCGTCGCCTGCGGCCTGGCTACGCGCGGCCGACCTGGACCCGCGCGAACTGCTCGACAACCCGCGCAACCTGCGCGTCAGCGTCGGTGACCTCGACGACCTCAAGGCGTCCATGGAAGTCGTCGGCGTCCTATGCCCTCTGGTCGTCATCCCCGCCGAGGGCCGTGACGGCGTGTGGCAGATCATCATCGGGCACCGGCGCAAGTACGCCGCCATCGCCCTGGAAATGGCGAAGGTGCCGTGCTGGATCGCCGCCGACGAAGGCGAAGCCGCGATGATCGTCGCCCAGCTGGCCGAGAACGGCCACCGCGTCGGCCTGACCCCCACCGAGGAAGCCGAGGCCTACCACCAGCTCACCCTCCTCGATTGGACCCCGGAGCAGATCGCGAAGGTCCGCGCCGTGCCCACCGGCAGGATCAAGGCGAGCCTGCAGCTGCGGGAACTGCCCGAACAGGCCCGCGCCGCCGCCGACCGCGGCACCCTCGCCCTGGACGACGCCGCCCGGCTCGCCGAGTTCGCCGACGACCCGGCCACACTGGCGCGGATCCTCAAGTCCGCCGGGACCGGGTGGGGGCTGCAGCACGCCATCGCCAACGAACGCTCCAAGCGCGCCTACAACGAGGCCCGCGACCGGGCCAAGGCCGAGCTGGTCCTGGCCGGGGTGAAGGTCACCGCCCGCCCGAAGGCCTGGGGATACGAGAGCCCCGCGGTGGAGGCGTCACGGCTGGTCGACTCCGAAGGCGAGCGCCTGGACCCCGAAGTCGTCAAGACCATGCCGGGGTTCGCGGCGTTCGTCGACAAGAACGGGTCGGCGGCCAAGACGGTGATCTACTGCGCTGACCCGGACAAGTACGGCTACACCCGCGCTAGCCACGCCACCACCTCCACCGCCGGCCTCACGCCCGAAGAGCGAGAGCGACGCGAGCAAGCCGAGCGTGAGCACGCGGCCTACGTCGAGGGCCTGGCCACCGCGCAGCAGGTGCGGCGGGACTTCTACCGCAGCGCCTACGGCACCGCCCGCGCCGCGAAGAAGCTGTTCGCCGAGGCGCTGCGCGAGACGGTGATCGCGACCGCGTCGATCCGCTTCCGGGAGCTGGACGGGCTGTATCCGGCGCTCGGCGGTGTCGACAACGAGGTGCTGGCCACCGCGGGTGAGGACCGGCTGCGCCGCTGTTTGGTCGCGCAGTGGATCTGCGCCCACGAGCACAACCTCGGCTACGCCGGCGGCATGCAGCAGTGGGCCCTGGACCGCAACGCCGCAGCGTTCTGGCTCGACCAGCTCGTCAGCGACGGCTACGTCCTGTCCGAGGCCGAGACGACCCTGCGCCAGTCGCTTCGCGACGACACGCGAGACGACGAGGACCAGGACACCGCCGAAATCCCGGACGACGACCAGGCAGAGCACGAGAACGTCGCCGACGACGGCGGCTCGGACGAGCACGGGCACGGCGACGACCCGGCCGCGGGTGACAGCTTCGAGGCCGACGGGCTCGGAGGCCGCGCCGGCGATGGGCTCGACATCGACATCGCGCTGGCCGCGCTGGCCGACGCCGAAGCCCTGACCGTCTGA
- a CDS encoding DNA cytosine methyltransferase produces MTLTLLDMMCGAGGSTRGATLVDGVQALFAINHWPQAIATHHANFPTVAHDCADISQVDPRRYPSTDLLWASPECTNHTQAKGIRDADKVPDVYGQTLPWQAAERSRATMWDVVRFAEARRLAGRPYLGMVIENVIEVVKWLPYRAWLLALRDLGYCLHQVHLNSMFAQAGGPGAPQSRDRWYCVAHLATLGRCPDLDTWARPLATCDRCGITQRPDQDWKRPDRSWGRYGTHGQYVWACPTPGCGRNRVHPSVLPAATAIDLTLTGTRIGDRPTPLAAKTMARITDGLRRHTRHTDAKVTVPPIVVPLEGRATVAHVRPVDQPLRAQTGRHQDALVVPMRNHGIARPAATHPLPTVTAAGNHHALLTWPSLLLPYHSNGRAHPTHQPMATLTTRDRYALIDTPPAFAIDPMECDFRMLEPSEIAAGMAFDADYQILGTRRARVRQAGNAVTPPAARDLIASLVELITGHTPTFTGNGDRERAVHVSPARPDTRELVGAAA; encoded by the coding sequence TTGACGCTGACTTTGCTGGACATGATGTGCGGCGCCGGCGGCAGCACCCGCGGCGCCACCCTCGTCGACGGCGTGCAAGCCCTGTTCGCCATCAACCACTGGCCGCAAGCAATCGCCACCCACCACGCCAACTTCCCCACCGTCGCCCACGACTGCGCCGACATCTCCCAGGTCGACCCACGCCGATACCCCTCCACCGACCTGCTGTGGGCCAGCCCCGAATGCACCAACCACACCCAGGCCAAAGGCATCCGCGACGCCGACAAGGTCCCGGACGTGTACGGCCAGACACTGCCCTGGCAGGCCGCCGAACGCTCCCGCGCGACCATGTGGGACGTCGTCCGCTTCGCCGAAGCCCGCCGTCTGGCCGGACGCCCGTACCTCGGCATGGTGATCGAAAACGTCATCGAGGTCGTCAAGTGGCTGCCCTACCGGGCCTGGCTGCTCGCGCTGCGCGACCTCGGCTATTGCCTGCACCAGGTTCATCTGAACTCGATGTTCGCCCAGGCGGGCGGGCCGGGAGCACCGCAGTCACGCGACCGCTGGTACTGCGTGGCCCACCTCGCAACACTCGGCCGCTGCCCTGACCTGGACACCTGGGCTCGGCCGCTGGCCACCTGCGACCGGTGCGGCATCACCCAGCGCCCCGACCAGGACTGGAAACGTCCGGACCGGTCGTGGGGCCGCTACGGCACCCACGGCCAATACGTATGGGCCTGCCCCACCCCCGGTTGCGGCCGCAACCGCGTCCACCCGAGCGTCCTGCCCGCCGCCACCGCGATCGACCTCACGCTCACCGGCACTCGTATCGGTGATCGCCCGACGCCGCTGGCCGCCAAGACGATGGCCCGCATCACCGACGGGCTGCGCCGCCACACCCGCCATACCGACGCCAAGGTCACCGTGCCGCCGATCGTCGTCCCGCTGGAGGGCCGCGCCACCGTCGCCCATGTCCGGCCCGTCGACCAACCGCTACGGGCCCAGACCGGCCGCCACCAGGACGCGCTGGTCGTCCCGATGCGCAACCACGGCATCGCCCGACCCGCGGCCACCCACCCGCTGCCCACCGTGACCGCGGCAGGCAACCACCACGCCCTGCTCACCTGGCCCTCCCTGCTGCTGCCCTACCACAGCAACGGCAGAGCCCACCCCACCCACCAGCCCATGGCCACCCTCACCACCCGCGACCGCTACGCCCTCATCGACACCCCACCCGCCTTCGCCATCGACCCCATGGAGTGCGACTTCCGAATGCTGGAGCCCTCCGAGATCGCCGCCGGCATGGCATTCGACGCCGACTACCAGATCCTCGGCACCCGCCGCGCCCGCGTACGCCAAGCAGGAAACGCCGTCACCCCACCCGCCGCCAGGGACCTGATCGCCTCCCTCGTCGAACTCATCACCGGGCACACACCCACCTTCACCGGCAACGGAGACCGCGAGCGTGCCGTGCACGTCAGCCCGGCCCGCCCTGACACCCGCGAGCTTGTCGGAGCCGCCGCATGA
- a CDS encoding STAS domain-containing protein, with amino-acid sequence MAGQAGQDMVVGCLIRLRGELDLMTADGVAVGLRAAIDTAVRRHARLDLAQLRFMDARGLAVLLGAAAYARTRCSRWDVVGACAQVARVIAVTGAGRALGIGDARGL; translated from the coding sequence ATGGCAGGGCAGGCGGGGCAGGACATGGTGGTGGGCTGCCTGATCCGTCTGCGCGGTGAGCTGGACCTGATGACAGCCGACGGCGTCGCGGTGGGGCTGCGTGCGGCGATCGACACCGCCGTGCGGCGGCACGCGCGCCTGGACTTGGCGCAGCTGCGTTTTATGGACGCGCGCGGTCTGGCGGTGCTGCTCGGTGCGGCCGCCTACGCCCGTACCCGCTGCAGCCGGTGGGATGTCGTGGGTGCGTGCGCGCAGGTCGCCCGGGTCATCGCGGTGACCGGCGCGGGCCGGGCGCTGGGGATCGGGGACGCCCGCGGCTTGTAG
- a CDS encoding DUF3560 domain-containing protein, translated as MSRANSNITVRHPADTAAHPTDLPSSARAEPRRGRTCLPTPDNPGDPLILISHNHAEGTLVSGTHRSDRVLDLIGAYGFRSHPDVGIYLRGSRDKPARRDTIDAAAAALREHGHTVTVDIDDQWRPAAEREADRGQRADERAERLTDRATTVAARGDARRQAAEATTAGIPTGQPMMPGHHSYRSDRDRRERAHQHRQAANREHDTAVALSQRAAGVQAAEAAKDDPRAIMRRIDRLRADLRRWEREREEAVQVDAASSYQTRVHNEIARLEEDIAHQEAKLADRAASGQFVAWGPDNLAKNDWVRVGMHGWYRVTRVNRKTVSLDNRIWPQKAPYDKIYGRRRGGAQLDAPNGRPWPVEQAKAVARWQHLAAAARSSGYDPAPQEQARHVGYAQRLVHGLPLTADDRQVTAFWPTADTDADARRRLAMSYLTVYDRLAAGEPVPDIAASLAVDAQQPTWRMPDGQPVDRLPADVRPGDIIAGTWDTGYNGRQLHTGFTGPVAAVEHRPADGERRAQITITLTDGTSHDFKTSRWLSVHPANT; from the coding sequence GTGTCCCGCGCGAACAGCAACATCACCGTCCGTCACCCGGCCGACACCGCTGCCCACCCAACCGACCTGCCCTCCTCCGCCCGCGCCGAACCCCGGCGCGGGCGGACCTGTTTGCCCACCCCCGACAACCCTGGAGACCCCTTGATCCTCATCTCCCACAACCACGCCGAAGGCACCCTGGTCAGCGGCACCCACCGCAGCGACCGCGTCCTCGACCTGATCGGCGCCTACGGCTTCCGCAGTCACCCCGACGTCGGCATCTACCTGCGCGGCAGCCGCGACAAGCCCGCCCGACGCGACACCATCGACGCCGCAGCCGCAGCCCTGCGCGAGCACGGCCACACCGTCACCGTCGACATCGACGACCAGTGGCGGCCCGCCGCAGAACGCGAGGCCGACCGCGGACAGCGAGCCGACGAACGAGCCGAACGGCTCACCGACCGCGCCACCACGGTCGCCGCACGCGGTGACGCCCGCCGGCAAGCGGCTGAGGCGACGACAGCCGGGATCCCGACAGGCCAGCCGATGATGCCCGGCCACCACTCCTACCGCAGCGACCGCGACCGCCGCGAACGCGCCCACCAGCACCGCCAAGCCGCCAACCGCGAGCACGACACCGCCGTCGCGCTGTCCCAGCGCGCGGCCGGGGTCCAGGCCGCCGAAGCTGCCAAGGACGACCCGCGGGCGATCATGCGCCGTATCGACCGGCTACGCGCCGACCTGCGCCGCTGGGAGCGCGAGCGCGAGGAGGCCGTCCAGGTCGACGCCGCGTCCTCCTACCAGACGCGGGTTCACAACGAGATCGCGCGGTTGGAGGAGGACATCGCCCACCAGGAGGCGAAGCTGGCCGACCGTGCAGCGTCCGGGCAGTTCGTGGCCTGGGGCCCGGACAACCTCGCCAAAAACGACTGGGTACGCGTCGGGATGCACGGCTGGTACCGCGTCACCCGGGTCAACCGCAAGACGGTCAGCCTCGACAACCGCATATGGCCCCAGAAAGCCCCCTACGACAAGATCTACGGACGCCGTCGCGGCGGAGCGCAGCTCGACGCGCCCAACGGGCGGCCGTGGCCGGTCGAGCAGGCCAAAGCCGTCGCCCGCTGGCAGCATCTGGCCGCAGCCGCCCGCAGCTCGGGCTACGACCCCGCCCCGCAGGAGCAGGCCCGCCACGTCGGCTACGCCCAACGCCTGGTCCACGGCCTGCCCTTGACCGCCGACGACCGGCAGGTCACCGCGTTCTGGCCCACCGCCGACACCGACGCCGACGCGCGCAGGCGCCTGGCCATGTCATACCTGACGGTGTACGACCGGCTCGCGGCCGGGGAGCCGGTGCCCGACATCGCCGCGTCGCTGGCCGTCGACGCCCAGCAGCCGACCTGGCGAATGCCCGACGGCCAGCCGGTCGACCGGCTGCCCGCAGACGTGCGGCCCGGCGACATCATCGCCGGCACCTGGGACACCGGCTACAACGGCCGGCAACTGCACACCGGCTTCACCGGACCCGTCGCCGCAGTCGAGCACCGGCCCGCCGACGGCGAACGGCGAGCTCAGATCACCATCACCCTCACCGATGGCACCAGTCACGACTTCAAGACCAGCAGGTGGCTGTCGGTCCATCCCGCCAACACCTGA